The DNA region TATTCTGCCTCTTCTTGtcatcgcctgacttgagcgtcggagggtcgtcgccgggaaccccttcctggcccgactttgttgcaggttcattgGAGGCTACGTCGCTGCGAAGATCACTGGGagacagcagagagcgccacgtccccagtttcTATCGACTCAGTGTGCGGACAGGATCAAACAATATAATTAAATATCCTTGATTTATATTTTATGAATGAGAACATAAAATTTGAAAGAGAAATATTGATAAAAGAatatatgttttttaatttttatctttaaattttttattctgaCATATACAAATACAGTTTATTTATGAGCACAAATCTTCTAgatcatcttttttttttatctaagggATGTATCATTCGTATTTACAGTTGGATCGTGATCGCGATCGCTATCCGGTCGCAAATGGTTGCAATCCTTCATGGGTTTATCGTCCctatcatgttatagtttttgttcggagcgggcggTCGGAGGCCTCCCGGAGGATACCCTTGCTCGGCGCCTAATAACATGGtcacttatccaccaccggaggcTTTCCGGAGGACACCATCGCTCAACGCTCAGTAACCTgaccacttatccaccaccggaggcCTTCGGGCGACTTTCGGTCGCCCACTCCGATCAAAAAATTATAATCTGATGGGACGATAAATCTAAAAAAAAGATCGTAATCATTTATAATCAGATCACAATTATGATCCAACTACAAATACGAATGACACATATCTTAGATCATAACAAATGATCTAGAATATCCTGTCTCTTTATTTGTATATAAAAatgaagataaattttatttatcagaTTAACTTATTCCTTAACTAAATTAtaagaagattttttttatagtttgcataaataaataaattagtttGCTGGTCAAATAGGGCTCAAGTATGTTCTCGCATGTCACGCTCCTATGCGGGGGTCCCTGTACGGCTAATTGCTCGCATAGTTTTTCTCTTCCCATTCCAATCCCCAATCCATCAGTTCCAGATCTGAGATCTGCGAGCCGGTCATCCTCCTCCGCCACCGCCGACCCCGATCCGATCTCTACCGAGGATTTGCTTGATCTGAGGATTTCCCATGGCGTGCCTCGCCATATCCCTGCAGCCTGCGAATGGCCCCGACATCCTCCTCCAAACCCGCGAGTGGTTCCCTCCCGCCCGTGCTCTGGCTGCCCTCTCCGCCTTCCGCCAGGCTCGCTTCTCCCTCTCGTCCACCGCTGGCCCCGCCCGTGGCCATCCCCCTTCCTCATCCTCCGCCACCGCCGCGGCCACCTCACTTTCCTCCTCTACCGATGACCTTGACTCCTCTCTGGGCGACGACCCCCTCGCAGCCTCCGGCGGCCAGCTCGTCGTTGGTGTCGAGAGCAAGTACCGCGTTGTCTATCGCCTCGTCAACTCCGTATATGTCCTCGGCATCACCACCGCTGACCACCACTCCAACCTCTTTGAGTGCATCAACACCGTCAACCAGGCCGTCTCCGTCGTCGTCGCTGCTTGTCGCGGCGTCGACGTCACCCCCGAGAAGCTTCACCGCAAGTACCCTGAGGTGTACATGGCCCTAGACATCCTTCTCCGCGGCGTTGGAAGCGTCCGTCTCGCTTACATCCTCTCCTCCATCCATGGCGACAACATCGCCAAGATGGTCCATACCGCCGTCGAGGCAGATAACCGCGTCCGTGGCGCTGATTCTTGGGCTGGCGGTGCGGAGTCTCTCTCTACCGAGCGTCGTGCCAACCTCGACGCTTTTTCTTCTGCCTCTTTCGAGCTCCCCACCGAGACCATTGCTGCTGGTGACGAGGTCGCCGCCACCATCGCCCCTGCCGTTCCCTCTCTACCGGAGGATCAGAAGGACCAGCCGGAGGAGGCCACTCCAGAGCAGAAGGACCCCTTCGCGGCTAGCGATCGCGTCGATAAACCCGACGAGGCCCTCGTCGGAggcttcaagaagaacaaagatcTGGCCGCCAGCACCGCGGATCCAACTCTCGCCCTTGCAGGCCTCGAGGTCACGGCGCTTCCTCCGGCCGAAGCCACGAAGCCCACGTTCATCGGCGTGGAAGGATTTGAAGGCGAATACGGAGGGATAGAGTTTGGCAACGAGGAGGCCTCCCTTTCGGAAGCGTTCGAAGGAATCGAAGGGAACACCCCCTTCGGCGGCGGGCTTGACGCCTCAGAGTTCATCACAACCACAAAGAAGAAACCCCAAACCGAGGGTCTCACAGGTCTCGAACTGCTCGCCACCGGTGCGAGCCCTGCAGCTGCCACCGCTGCCGCAGCAGGAGCCGGCACGCCACTCGAGAATCTATTGGTAACGAAGACAAAGGAGATGACTAGCCCCGAGATGTACATCGCTGAGGAAATCAACGTCGAGTTCAAGGAGTCTCTTCTTTCTCGTGTGGGCTTGAAAGGCACCATCTTTCTCCGAACACTGCCACCGAAAAAGGCTTCTGGGAAGGAGACGGAGTTCTCTTTCCGACTCGAAGGCACATCCTGCATCAAGAGGGCTGCGCTGCAAAGTTCTCGTATAAGCAGCCTCGAGAACGGGTTGTTTCACGTCAGAACTCCATCCATGGAAGAACCCATTCCTCTTCTTCTATATAGCTTGCAGCCTCGATCGACCCCAATACCACTGAGGATTCGCCTTGTGAAGCGCCACACTGGAAAACTTCTCAGAGCAATGATACAATATGTATCCAACCCATCGTTGCTCACGCCATTGACCAACGTAACGTTTACCTTGAAGCTTCCTGTAGAGCCGACGCTGCTTGAGGTAGCGCCAAAGGCAATCCGTGCAGAGAGGGAGATCAGGTGGCACATCCCTGATATCCCTCCCAAGGGTGCTCCAGGCCGGTTGAGAGCAAGAATGCCAGTCGATCAGGATTCGGCAGAAGGTGAACTTGAAGTTGTCGGGATGGTGAAGTTCTCTGTTGAAGGAGCTACAACGCTGTCAGGCATATCTCTGAGACCAGTTTCGGATGGCATTGCAAACTTCAATGAGGTTAGCCATTTTTTTGCTAGTGGAACATACATATGCTGTTGATCAGCATCAAAAGCTCACTTTGTGATTGCTTACATTCGTTTGTTCCACAACCATTTATCGAGTTGCTGAGCATGATGGAGTTGCAGATGCAATAATTCAGTATTTGGTATATGTGATCCAACTACCTCCCTTTTTATAAGCAAGTTTTCTTCTGGCTTTGTTATCCTATGGAGCTTTGTGTACTATCTCTGAAACATTGAAcagttttaagaaaatatttctctggatttgatctttggaaattttctgcattttaaattcTTAAAAGCATGAAACATTCACAGAATTAGTTGAACTTTTCTGCATTTGAACTAGGATGATATGCTGTATTTGATTCTTGTTTTGAGTTTTTGCCCATTTTTATTAGTTACAAGCATGAACATT from Zingiber officinale cultivar Zhangliang chromosome 4B, Zo_v1.1, whole genome shotgun sequence includes:
- the LOC121975850 gene encoding uncharacterized protein LOC121975850; the protein is MACLAISLQPANGPDILLQTREWFPPARALAALSAFRQARFSLSSTAGPARGHPPSSSSATAAATSLSSSTDDLDSSLGDDPLAASGGQLVVGVESKYRVVYRLVNSVYVLGITTADHHSNLFECINTVNQAVSVVVAACRGVDVTPEKLHRKYPEVYMALDILLRGVGSVRLAYILSSIHGDNIAKMVHTAVEADNRVRGADSWAGGAESLSTERRANLDAFSSASFELPTETIAAGDEVAATIAPAVPSLPEDQKDQPEEATPEQKDPFAASDRVDKPDEALVGGFKKNKDLAASTADPTLALAGLEVTALPPAEATKPTFIGVEGFEGEYGGIEFGNEEASLSEAFEGIEGNTPFGGGLDASEFITTTKKKPQTEGLTGLELLATGASPAAATAAAAGAGTPLENLLVTKTKEMTSPEMYIAEEINVEFKESLLSRVGLKGTIFLRTLPPKKASGKETEFSFRLEGTSCIKRAALQSSRISSLENGLFHVRTPSMEEPIPLLLYSLQPRSTPIPLRIRLVKRHTGKLLRAMIQYVSNPSLLTPLTNVTFTLKLPVEPTLLEVAPKAIRAEREIRWHIPDIPPKGAPGRLRARMPVDQDSAEGELEVVGMVKFSVEGATTLSGISLRPVSDGIANFNEVSHFFASGTYICC